In one Diabrotica virgifera virgifera chromosome 7, PGI_DIABVI_V3a genomic region, the following are encoded:
- the LOC114338782 gene encoding zinc finger MYM-type protein 5-like — MSSYKHKSGALKRKLQKEKLEQSAKGRQDIKKFFKSNEKEELQEFQPDFNPEPTSASQTQPSSASIQNASTSTVCEGSNDECASADPNLSKDTVDDNKTFNFDDPNTWPAVMSDKIRQEIVLCYGGFQAFQARSKSFPADPSGKHFHETLLYMKTDNRTCKAIPREWLMWSETKNSIHCLPCSIFHSNQNKSKLAKEGFFPEKQQYKRLYRLFSMHERSSEHRKHYLEWKSLQISLKGHGVDSNLQQIINCEATRWKAILQRILDTTIFLSSRGLAFQGENTQIGDVHNGNFLGVLELIGKYYEVTREHLAKRKTGKEIGKVTKEALPIIGVANQIKGGKK, encoded by the coding sequence ATGTCAAGCTATAAACATAAGTCTGGAGCTTTGAAAAGAAAGCTCCAGAAAGAAAAATTAGAACAATCTGCTAAAGGTCGCCAGGATATTAAGAAGTTTTTTAAGAGTAATGAAAAAGAAGAGTTGCAAGAATTTCAACCGGATTTCAATCCAGAACCTACATCAGCCTCACAGACCCAACCTTCTTCAGCTTCAATCCAAAATGCTTCTACGTCTACTGTATGTGAGGGAAGTAATGACGAATGTGCTAGTGCTGATCCAAATCTTAGTAAGGATACTGTCGATGacaataaaacttttaattttgacGATCCTAATACGTGGCCTGCGGTGATGAGTGATAAAATACGGCAGGAAATAGTATTGTGCTACGGTGGTTTTCAAGCTTTTCAGGCCAGATCAAAATCATTTCCAGCTGACCCCTCAGGAAAACATTTCCATGAAACATTGTTGTACATGAAAACAGACAACAGAACATGTAAAGCAATTCCACGTGAATGGTTAATGTGGAGTGAAACAAAAAACAGCATTCATTGTTTACCCTGTAGCATTTTCCATTCAAACCAAAACAAAAGTAAACTTGCAAAAGAAGGTTTTTTCCCTGAAAAACAACAATACAAACGATTATACAGGTTATTTTCGATGCATGAAAGAAGCTCTGAGCACAGAAAACACTACCTAGAATGGAAAAGTCTTCAGATATCATTGAAAGGACATGGTGTCGACAGCAATCTGCAACAGATTATTAACTGTGAAGCAACAAGATGGAAAGCTATTCTTCAACGAATTTTGGACACAACAATATTCTTGAGTAGTAGAGGTTTAGCTTTCCAAGGGGAAAATACCCAGATCGGTGATGTTCACAATGGAAACTTTTTAGGAGTATTGGAATTAATAGGAAAATATTACGAAGTAACTCGTGAACATTTAGCCAAA